Proteins encoded together in one Argiope bruennichi chromosome 1, qqArgBrue1.1, whole genome shotgun sequence window:
- the LOC129974702 gene encoding uncharacterized protein LOC129974702 — MERPDIVFWRHRYLREMRCHRKAGRPIVYIDETWVDSNLTFKKCWQDDTVLGVTANVNSKNRLIVVHAGSSTGFLTGALLVYKASTKSGDYHGQMNYENFKKWVLEKLLPNLQPNSVVCMDNAPYHTTVENPTPTKYSTKKVMIDWLKNNGIPCDQKMRKAELFSLIDSNRPKKIVYKIDNLIEKEGHEVIRLPPYHCDLNAIEFVWSSVKRIIKERNVTGDLSLDNLKSLLQTAITEVTSAEWAAHCKHVEKLENNYWEKDGLLEDLVDELSFQIDTNDDSDSEETETCESDLEDFEMLE; from the coding sequence ATGGAAAGACCAGATATTGTTTTTTGGAGACACAGATATTTGAGAGAAATGAGATGTCACAGGAAAGCTGGACGACCGATTGTCTATATTGATGAAACTTGGGTAGACAGCAATTTGACATTTAAGAAATGTTGGCAAGATGACACAGTTTTGGGAGTTACAGCAAAtgttaattcgaaaaatagactTATAGTTGTTCATGCTGGGTCATCAACGGGTTTCCTTACGGGTGCTTTACTAGTATATAAAGCATCAACAAAAAGCGGCGACTATCACGGGCAAATGaactatgaaaactttaaaaaatgggtgTTGGAAAAACTTCTTCCAAATTTGCAACCAAACAGTGTCGTATGCATGGATAATGCACCGTATCATACGACTGTCGAAAACCCCACTCCAACGAAGTATTctacaaaaaaagttatgataGACTGGTTGAAAAACAACGGAATACCCTGCGATCAAAAAATGCGAAAAGCGGAACTGTTCTCTCTTATAGACAGTAATCGTCCaaagaaaattgtctataaaattgataatttaatagagaAAGAAGGACATGAAGTTATACGACTACCCCCTTATCATTGCGATTTGAACGCAATCGAATTTGTGTGGTCctctgtaaaaagaataataaaggaacgAAATGTTACTGGCGATTTAAGTTTGGACAATCTGAAATCTCTTCTTCAAACAGCTATCACTGAAGTTACTTCGGCAGAATGGGCAGCGCATTGCAAACACGtagaaaagcttgaaaataattattgggaGAAAGATGGACTGTTAGAAGATTTAGTGGACGAACTGTCATTTCAAATTGACACCAATGATGATTCTGATTCAGAAGAAACCGAAACTTGTGAGAGTGATTTAGAGGATTTTGAAATGCttgaatga
- the LOC129966449 gene encoding uncharacterized protein C1orf198 homolog yields the protein MSNIVREQLENYFSSVNPTSKRMMADIMTCRKEYSNVLETLPDDEQSQLIWKSIVKPEAIEKYKNLPENKIDVEYFPVLRTRPGEKMIVDDDAASGRSFGYTWRDEHSAPFRWETQSQLDLRFDAEESDSEKITTLEKEATKKKEPEKTEGRKEEEMKRPPPVKRPEVPPPPVPPHAIPPIPSRIETPLPDAKKDEIPIYAKVMKRKSATKTLSISEMKAHRKAKEEMKPAVPPRMSLELKGTVDISKYKTLPIDFEGIPKTGFDFLDNW from the exons ATGTCTAACATTGTTAGAGAACAATtggagaattatttttcttctgttaatcCCACATCGAAACGGATGATGGCTGATATTATGACTTGTCGGAAAGAATATAGCAATGTCTTAGAAACATTACCTGACGACGAGCAATCTCAGTTAATTTGGAAGTCGATAGTTAAACCTGAAGCcatagaaaagtataaaaatttgcctgaaaataaaattgatgtggAATATTTTCCTGTTCTTCGTACTCGTCCGGGAGAAAAAATGATTGTTGACGATGATGCAGCATCGGGGCGTTCCTTT GGTTATACATGGAGAGATGAGCATTCTGCACCTTTTCGTTGGGAAACGCAG AGTCAGCTAGACTTGCGATTTGATGCAGAGGAATCAGATAGTGAAAAGATTACCACTCTTGAGAAAGAGGCAACTAAAAAGAAAGAACCTGAGAAAACAGAAGGCAGAAAAGAGGAGGAAATGAAGCGTCCACCTCCTGTGAAAAGGCCAGAAGTACCTCCTCCTCCGGTTCCACCACATGCTATTCCACCTATTCCATCTCGTATTGAAACTCCCCTTCCTGATGCAAAGAAAGATGAAATCCCTATTTATGCTAAAGTCATGAAACGCAAATCTGCCACAAAGACTCTTTCAATTAGTGAAATGAAAGCTCATCGTAAGGCAAAAGAGGAAATGAAGCCTGCAGTACCTCCTCGTATGTCTCTGGAATTGAAAGGAACagttgatatttcaaaatacaaaacattacCCATTGATTTTgag ggtATACCAAAAACTGGATTTGATTTCCTTGACAACtggtaa